A window of Nitrospira sp. contains these coding sequences:
- a CDS encoding 2,3-bisphosphoglycerate-dependent phosphoglycerate mutase yields MAKLVLLRHGESQWNLENRFTGWVDVPLSPKGEQEAKAAGEKLRGFRFTRAYTSVLTRAIQTLDIVLGVIGQTNIPIEKDKALNERMYGELQGLNKTETAQKYGDQQVKIWRRSFDVRPPGGESLKDTAERVLPYWGEIIYPYIVRGDTILIAAHGNSLRALVMHLENLSKEAVLELNIPTGAPLLYEFDAKVTVTSHRYL; encoded by the coding sequence ATGGCCAAGCTGGTGCTGCTGCGTCACGGCGAATCCCAATGGAATCTCGAAAACCGGTTCACCGGCTGGGTGGACGTGCCGCTGTCGCCCAAGGGCGAGCAGGAAGCGAAGGCCGCGGGCGAGAAGTTGAGGGGCTTCCGGTTCACGCGTGCCTATACCTCGGTGCTGACGCGTGCGATCCAGACGCTTGATATCGTGTTGGGCGTGATCGGGCAGACGAACATTCCGATTGAGAAGGACAAGGCGCTGAACGAGCGCATGTACGGCGAGTTGCAGGGATTGAACAAGACCGAGACGGCGCAGAAGTACGGCGACCAGCAAGTGAAGATCTGGCGGCGCAGCTTCGACGTGCGCCCCCCGGGCGGCGAAAGTTTGAAGGATACGGCCGAGCGGGTCCTGCCCTATTGGGGGGAAATTATCTATCCGTACATCGTGCGTGGCGACACCATCCTGATCGCCGCGCACGGCAACAGTTTGCGCGCGCTGGTAATGCATCTGGAGAACCTGTCGAAAGAAGCGGTGCTGGAGTTGAATATTCCGACCGGCGCGCCGCTACTCTACGAATTTGATGCCAAAGTCACCGTCACGAGCCACCGCTACCTTTAG
- a CDS encoding DUF2628 domain-containing protein, translating to MKVCAKCEQQNPDDANFCGQCGAPFSSESAREFLADDELWRAFIGPRADRYLGQFKKFNFTGPPRFNLTWNWPVFLFIPFLWFLYRKMYLYAFVYAVGPAVSTFVTQDLTAGVVWSVMAGVSANYVYYWHVREGVEEIKRKPWLDRAAQEAALAEAGGVQPYVIGVGIVLYALFFASLYQVIQNGEWEKGKLPPVRLQPSSDRRAI from the coding sequence ATGAAAGTCTGCGCGAAATGCGAGCAGCAGAATCCGGACGACGCCAATTTTTGCGGCCAGTGCGGGGCACCCTTTTCCTCCGAATCCGCCCGGGAATTTTTGGCGGATGACGAACTGTGGCGGGCCTTCATCGGTCCCCGCGCCGACCGCTATCTGGGGCAATTCAAGAAATTCAATTTCACCGGCCCGCCGCGCTTCAATCTGACTTGGAATTGGCCGGTCTTTCTGTTCATCCCCTTTCTCTGGTTCCTCTATCGGAAGATGTATCTGTACGCGTTCGTCTATGCGGTCGGACCGGCGGTCTCGACTTTCGTCACGCAGGATTTGACGGCAGGCGTGGTCTGGAGCGTCATGGCGGGCGTCAGCGCTAACTACGTCTACTACTGGCACGTGCGCGAAGGCGTGGAGGAGATCAAGCGCAAGCCCTGGCTGGACCGCGCGGCACAGGAGGCGGCGCTGGCGGAAGCCGGCGGCGTGCAGCCCTACGTCATTGGCGTCGGTATCGTGCTCTACGCGCTCTTCTTCGCGTCTCTGTACCAGGTGATTCAGAACGGTGAATGGGAGAAGGGCAAGTTGCCACCGGTCCGCCTCCAGCCGTCGTCCGACCGCCGCGCGATCTGA
- a CDS encoding porin family protein, which translates to MAKWNARTCLPAVALALMLVVGADALVYAEKGDWGFGTDVGFISGTTNNTVFALNFQADYYLTREFSVGPMFQWVPAGDLKQYAFAGAARYHYQVNNKFNIVPFAGVGFIHADLDKGAGSARINRNDTSSYIPLGVSFEYQVSPKLAFSNTVMLNMHDINMSPSLQRDTTSVSVLFGMRFNP; encoded by the coding sequence ATGGCGAAATGGAATGCCCGAACCTGTCTGCCGGCGGTCGCACTGGCACTGATGCTCGTGGTCGGTGCGGACGCCCTTGTGTACGCAGAGAAGGGAGACTGGGGATTCGGTACGGACGTGGGATTTATCAGCGGGACGACGAACAACACCGTGTTTGCGCTGAATTTTCAGGCCGACTACTACCTGACCAGGGAATTTTCAGTCGGGCCGATGTTTCAGTGGGTGCCGGCCGGCGATTTGAAGCAATACGCCTTTGCCGGTGCGGCCCGCTACCACTATCAGGTCAACAACAAGTTCAACATCGTCCCCTTCGCCGGCGTCGGCTTTATCCATGCCGATCTGGACAAAGGTGCCGGCTCCGCCCGCATCAACCGCAACGACACGAGCAGCTACATTCCGCTTGGCGTGTCGTTTGAATATCAGGTCAGTCCGAAGCTTGCCTTCTCGAATACGGTCATGCTGAACATGCATGACATTAACATGTCCCCCTCGCTGCAACGCGACACCACCAGCGTGTCGGTTCTTTTCGGCATGCGGTTCAATCCGTAA
- a CDS encoding acetylornithine transaminase: MPTEELRQDADRYLMNTYARTPISIVRGRGCKVYDLEGREYLDFVAGIAVSVLGHGHPDLVAAIQKQAQQLLHASNLYYTEPQTKLAKQLVEHSFAKKVFFCNSGAEANEAAIKLARRYAHEKYGAERYEIIAMLQSFHGRTMATLSATGQEKVRKGFEPLVPGFVHVPFNNLQAVEQAVTNKTAAILLEPVQGEGGVRVADKSYLTGLRELCQQKDILLIFDEVQTGMGRSGLLFAYEHFGVTPDVMTLGKGLGGGLPIGACLATDAAAAALVPGAHASTFGGNPVACAAGLAVLNVLLQGGVLERGKRMGAYLAQELQDLKDRMPIVKEARGLGLLQGLELTVDGKPVVSDCLSRGLLINCTADRVLRFVPPLTVSQAEIDRLLVLLNQVLGKRV; the protein is encoded by the coding sequence ATGCCGACCGAGGAACTCAGGCAGGACGCCGACCGATACTTGATGAACACCTATGCCCGGACGCCGATCTCCATCGTCCGTGGGCGGGGCTGCAAGGTCTACGACCTCGAGGGGCGGGAATATCTGGACTTCGTTGCCGGGATCGCCGTCAGCGTGCTGGGGCACGGCCATCCGGACCTCGTCGCGGCGATCCAAAAACAGGCGCAGCAACTGCTCCACGCCTCCAATCTCTACTACACCGAGCCGCAGACGAAACTGGCTAAGCAGCTGGTAGAGCATTCGTTTGCGAAAAAGGTGTTCTTCTGTAACAGTGGCGCGGAGGCTAACGAAGCCGCGATCAAGCTTGCGCGGCGCTACGCGCACGAAAAGTACGGGGCTGAGCGCTACGAGATCATCGCCATGCTCCAGTCGTTCCACGGCCGGACGATGGCGACCCTTTCGGCCACCGGCCAGGAAAAGGTCCGGAAGGGCTTCGAGCCACTAGTGCCCGGCTTCGTCCACGTGCCGTTCAACAACTTGCAGGCGGTAGAGCAGGCCGTCACCAATAAAACGGCTGCGATTCTGTTGGAACCTGTGCAGGGTGAGGGCGGCGTGCGCGTGGCCGACAAGTCGTATCTCACGGGCCTGCGCGAGCTCTGCCAACAAAAGGACATTCTCCTGATCTTCGACGAAGTGCAAACCGGCATGGGGCGGTCCGGCCTGCTCTTTGCTTACGAACATTTCGGCGTGACGCCGGACGTCATGACACTCGGCAAGGGTCTGGGCGGAGGGCTTCCGATCGGCGCCTGCCTCGCAACCGACGCGGCTGCCGCGGCGCTCGTCCCGGGCGCGCACGCGTCCACGTTCGGCGGCAATCCCGTGGCCTGCGCAGCGGGCCTGGCCGTCCTGAATGTGTTGCTCCAAGGCGGCGTGCTCGAACGGGGGAAACGCATGGGGGCCTACCTGGCCCAGGAGCTGCAAGACTTGAAGGACCGGATGCCGATCGTCAAGGAAGCGCGAGGCCTTGGCCTCTTGCAGGGGCTCGAGCTCACGGTGGACGGCAAGCCAGTTGTCTCCGACTGCCTCTCACGCGGCCTGC